The following is a genomic window from Paenibacillus thiaminolyticus.
CGACATTACGGTGATGCGGGATGGGCAATTCGTCGTCAAGAAGCGGATTGCGGACACGAATCCGAACGAGATTGTAGAGCGGATGCTCGGCAAAAAAATGGATGACCAATTTCCGAAGCTCCCGATCGAGATCGGAGATACCAATTTTGAAGTAAAGGGCCTGACGGATGGCGACAAGCTGAAAAATATCGATTTCTATGTGCGAAAAGGGGAAATCATCGGCCTCGCCGGACTGGTGGGCGCCGGCAAAACGGAACTGTGCAAGGCCTTGTTCGGCGCGTCCCGCGTTGTGGCGGGCGAGCGTGTGCTGCAGAAGCGGAAGCTTTCCATTCGAAATTGCAGCGAAGCCGTGAAGCAGGGAATCGCCCTTGTGCCGGAGGAGCGGCGCAAGGAAGGTATTCTCGTGCTGGAATCGGTGGTCAATAATTTGTCGGTTGCCAATCTGGCGAAGTTCTGCGCGTACAAGACGTTCCTGCAGTTCGGCAAGGAGAAGAAGGAGGCGCAGAGGCTGATTCAGGATCTGGGCATCAAGACGCCGAATGAGCTGGCGAAGGTGAAAAACTTGTCGGGCGGAAATCAACAAAAAGTGGCGATCGGGAAATGGCTGACGACCGAGGCGGAAGTGTATATTTTCGATGAACCGACCAAAGGCGTCGATGTCGGAGCGAAAAAGGACATCTTCAAGCTGATTTCACAGCTTGCGCAGCGGGGGAAGAGCATCATCTACGCCTCCTGCGAGCTGTCGGAGATCATCGGCATCACGGACCGCGTCTACGTGCTCTATGATGGCGAGATCGTGAAGGAGCTCCAGACGAGCGCAACCAATGAAGAAGAATTATTGTTCTACTCGACGGGAGGAAAGTAGCATGAGCATGAGCACAGGGCCAGGGCAACACCATCAAGTGAAGGCGGCCAAGTCTTTCGATTTCTTCGATTTTCTATATAAATACGGAACGATTGTCACGATTCTCATCCTGATTGCCGTGTTCGGAATCATGTCCGAGAGCTTCCTGATGCCTAGTAACATCATCAACATCTTGCGCTCGATCTCCATCGTTACCGTCATTGCGATCGGGATCACGATCTCGCTCTCGGTGGGCGGCTTCGACCTGTCGGTCGGTTCCGTGGCGTCGCTGGCCAACGCCGTCGTCATCTCCATGTTCGTCTGGCATTCGCAGAATGCATTCGTCGGCATCATTACGGCGATCGCGGTCTGTCTAATCGCAGGCCTGCTGAACGCATTCATGATCGTCAAAATGAAAATTCAAGACATGCTCATGACGCTGGCGATGATGTTCATCATCCAGGGGGTGGCGCTCACGTATACGCGAGGGGCGACCGTATCGCAGAACATGGTCATGCCGGACGGCACGTTCGCCACGGGCCAGATCGGCGCCTTTTTCTCGAAAATCGGCCAGGTGCCGTGGATCATCATCATTATGCTTGTCGTCGTGGTCCTCGTCCATATTTTCCTGAACTATACGAAGCATGGCAGGTACATGTATGTCATCGGCGGCAATATGGAGGCGGCCAAGCTGTCGGGCATTCCCGTCAACAAATATCGCGTGCTCGCCTATGTGTTGTCTGCCGGATTCGCGGCTATCGGCGGCATTATGCTGGCGTCCCGCGTCATGACGGCGGAAGTCAATGCGGGCGCTCCTTATCTCATGGACGCGGTGGCGGCGGCCTACATCGGGTTCTCCGTGGCGGGCGCCGGCAGACCGAACGCGTTCGGCACCTTCGTCGGCGCGGTGCTCATCGGCATTTTGCAGAACGGCCTGGTCATGATGTCGGTTCCTTACTACGCGATGGACATCGTGAAAGGAACGGTGCTCGCTTTTGCTCTGGCATTAACCTATTACAAACAGAAATAACGGGTGCAGGAGGAGATCGAAATGAGCGAATTCAAGACGTATTTCACGATGACCGAAAGCGATGTAATTCACTACGGCCTCAGCCAGCTTGATTACTTCGACCGGGATGCCGAGCTGTCCTGCAAGGAAATCGGGGACGGCAATCTGAACTATGTGTTCCGGGTCGTGGACGCAAAGACGGGGCGCTCGCTCATCATCAAGCAGGCCGGGCCGGTCGCCCGCATCTCGGATGAGTTCAAGGTATCGCCGGACCGCAACCGGATCGAGAGCGACATTTTGCGCATCGAGCATGAACTGGCTCCGGGACTGGTGCCGCAAGTGTACAAATATGATCCGGTCATGAACTGCTGCGTTATGGAGGATTTATCCGATCATGAGATACTGCGCACCGCCCTGCTGAAGCATAAGCAGTTCCCGCTGTTCGCCGAGCATATCTCGACCTTCATGGTTAATACGCTGCTGCTGACATCGGACGTCGTCATGAATCATAAAGAAAAGAAGGAGCGGGTGAAGGAGTTCATCAACCCGGATCTGTGCGGGATAACCGAGGATCTCGTCTATACCGAGCCGTTCTATGATTGCCCGCGCAATGATGTGTTCCCGCCGCTGCTCCCGTTCGTTAAGGAATATTTGTGGGAGGATGAAGCGCTGCTCCTGGAGACGGCGAAGCTGAAGTTCGAATTCATGAGCAATGCCCAGTCGCTGATTCACGGCGATCTGCATACGGGCTCCATCTTCGTGAAGCCGGACTCGACCAAGGTGATCGACCCGGAATTCGCCTTCTACGGACCGGCCGGCTACGACGTGGGCAATGTCGTCGCGAACCTGATCTTCGCCTATGTCCATGCGGACAGCGTCATGGAGGACGGCGCGGAGAAGGAACGGCAAAGGGACTGGCTCCTGTCGGCGATACAAGATATGATTGATTTATTCAAAGCGAAATTTGTGGCGGCGTGGAAGGTATCCGCGACGGAGCCATGTGCTTCCTACAAAGGCTTCGATCAGTATTATCTGGAGACGATTTTGCGGGATGCGGCAGGGGTCGCCGGACTGGAGCTGTGCCGGCGGACGCTCGGTCTCGCGCATGTCAAGGACATTACGTCGATTGCGGACGCGAACGCGCGCGCACGGGCGGAGAAGATGTGCATCGTCATGGGCAAGCGGTTCATTATGGAGCGCCATCTGATGAAGAACGGGGCGGACTTCATGAAGGTCATTACGGCCGCTGGCGAAGTGTACAGCAGATAAGGAGGTCATGGGACGATGGGAGACAACGGCGTGACAGCGACAATGATTCAATCGGTGACGTTGGATGATGCGAACGATACGCTGGTCATTCTGGACCAGACGGTGCTGCCGAATGAGAAGGTATTTCTCAAGCTGAAGGAATTGAAGGATATTTGGGACGCGATCTACCATCTGAAGGTGCGCGGCGCGCCGGCGATCGGCATTGCGGCGGGATATGGCCTGTATCTGGGCGTCAAGGCTTCGGCGGCGGCGACGAAGGAAGATCTGGCGGAGGATTTCAAGCGTGTGAAGGACTATCTGGCTTCCTCCCGTCCGACGGCGGTCAACCTGTTCTGGGCGCTCGATCGGATGGAGGCGCGCTTCCAGCGGGAGCAGAGCGGAAGCACCGCCGAGATCAAGGAAGCGCTGCGGGAGGAGGCCGAATCGATCCGGGCCGAAGACGAGCAAGTCTGCGAGCAGATCGGCCGCCATGCCTTGTCGCTGCTGGAGCCGGGCTGGGGCATCCTGACGCACTGCAACGCGGGGGCGATTGCGACGGCCAAATACGGCACGGCGCTGGCGCCCGTCTATTTGGGCGAGGAACAGGGATACGGCTTCAAGGTGTATGCCGATGAGACGAGGCCGCTGCTGCAAGGCGCGCGGTTGACGGCATGGGAGCTGCAGGAGGCGGGCATCGATGTCACGCTTATCTGCGACAACATGTCCTCCATCGTCATGAAGGAAGGCAAGATTCAAGCCGTCCTGGTCGGCTGCGACCGCGTGGCCGCCAACGGGGACACCGCCAATAAGATCGGCACGTCGGCTGTGGCGATTCTGGCGAAGCATTACGGCATTCCGTTCTATGTGTGCGCGCCGTTGTCCACGGTCGATCTGCAGTGCGCGACAGGCGACGACATTCATATCGAGTTGCGTCCGGATGAAGAGATTACGAGCAAGTGGTATGAAAAGCCGATGGCGCCGGCAGGAGTCAACGTCTATAACCCGTGCTTCGATGTGACGGATCACGAGCATATTACGGCGATCATTACGCAGCACGGCATTGCTTATCCGCCGTTCGCCGACAGTCTGCCCGCCATGTTCGCGAAGCAAGCATCGGGCAACTAAAACGGAAACGCTCGCTTAGAGACTGTACAGATCGAAAAACGGAAGCGGGCAAAACGGTGGAAGATGGATGAAGCAGTGAAATGTTGCGTGGATGCAGCAATTTCTGCTCTTTAAGACGCTATTTGATGAAATTCCTGCAAAAGTACATTATGTTCATTCGATTTTTGTCTTTTATTGATTGGATGGTCATAAATTGATGCCGTTTTGCAGGATTCCCAGTCACGGAGTACACGTTATAAAGGAAAGGTGTATTTTTGCAGTTTTTCCGCGAGTCGAGCTTTGAGAATGAGGGGGCTGTCTCACTGTAGTGAAATACTACTTGTGCGACGACCCCCTTCTTTTCGTTGTTTGTCTGCGTTGGATTCTGTTGGACTCAACGGCATCGCCGCCTGAGCTGCCTCAGACACATTCATGCAGCGAGATATTGCGCGAATCGAGGAACTCGTGCCAATCCTCTCCCAGCTGCTTGTCGGTGACGAGCGTATGGATGCGATCAAGCGGACAAATGCTGGCGAAGGAGGTGCGGTCGAACTTCGTGAAGTCCGCGACGAGATAGACCTTGTTCGCGCGCTCGACCGCGAGCCGGCGCACCTCTGCCTGCTGCTCGTTCGAATCGGTGATGCCGTGCTGCATGCTGACGGAGCGGCATGAGATGAAGGCCAGATCGAAGAAG
Proteins encoded in this region:
- a CDS encoding sugar ABC transporter ATP-binding protein; amino-acid sequence: MIGQQAVRLDMKQISIEFPGVKALDNVDFTTGTGTSHALIGANGAGKSTLMKVLSGAYNHYTGDIFIGGQAVQIRSPKDAKDLGIQIVYQEVDTALIPYLTVGENIMLDDTVNDMGKKQWINWKRIHSGAKTTLERMNVKVPTKKLVSELTLAEKQMVLIARAITKECRFLILDEPTAPLSHAETEDLFRIVRDLKQNNVGVIFISHRLPELFDICDDITVMRDGQFVVKKRIADTNPNEIVERMLGKKMDDQFPKLPIEIGDTNFEVKGLTDGDKLKNIDFYVRKGEIIGLAGLVGAGKTELCKALFGASRVVAGERVLQKRKLSIRNCSEAVKQGIALVPEERRKEGILVLESVVNNLSVANLAKFCAYKTFLQFGKEKKEAQRLIQDLGIKTPNELAKVKNLSGGNQQKVAIGKWLTTEAEVYIFDEPTKGVDVGAKKDIFKLISQLAQRGKSIIYASCELSEIIGITDRVYVLYDGEIVKELQTSATNEEELLFYSTGGK
- a CDS encoding ABC transporter permease, with product MSTGPGQHHQVKAAKSFDFFDFLYKYGTIVTILILIAVFGIMSESFLMPSNIINILRSISIVTVIAIGITISLSVGGFDLSVGSVASLANAVVISMFVWHSQNAFVGIITAIAVCLIAGLLNAFMIVKMKIQDMLMTLAMMFIIQGVALTYTRGATVSQNMVMPDGTFATGQIGAFFSKIGQVPWIIIIMLVVVVLVHIFLNYTKHGRYMYVIGGNMEAAKLSGIPVNKYRVLAYVLSAGFAAIGGIMLASRVMTAEVNAGAPYLMDAVAAAYIGFSVAGAGRPNAFGTFVGAVLIGILQNGLVMMSVPYYAMDIVKGTVLAFALALTYYKQK
- the mtnK gene encoding S-methyl-5-thioribose kinase, whose product is MSEFKTYFTMTESDVIHYGLSQLDYFDRDAELSCKEIGDGNLNYVFRVVDAKTGRSLIIKQAGPVARISDEFKVSPDRNRIESDILRIEHELAPGLVPQVYKYDPVMNCCVMEDLSDHEILRTALLKHKQFPLFAEHISTFMVNTLLLTSDVVMNHKEKKERVKEFINPDLCGITEDLVYTEPFYDCPRNDVFPPLLPFVKEYLWEDEALLLETAKLKFEFMSNAQSLIHGDLHTGSIFVKPDSTKVIDPEFAFYGPAGYDVGNVVANLIFAYVHADSVMEDGAEKERQRDWLLSAIQDMIDLFKAKFVAAWKVSATEPCASYKGFDQYYLETILRDAAGVAGLELCRRTLGLAHVKDITSIADANARARAEKMCIVMGKRFIMERHLMKNGADFMKVITAAGEVYSR
- the mtnA gene encoding S-methyl-5-thioribose-1-phosphate isomerase; amino-acid sequence: MGDNGVTATMIQSVTLDDANDTLVILDQTVLPNEKVFLKLKELKDIWDAIYHLKVRGAPAIGIAAGYGLYLGVKASAAATKEDLAEDFKRVKDYLASSRPTAVNLFWALDRMEARFQREQSGSTAEIKEALREEAESIRAEDEQVCEQIGRHALSLLEPGWGILTHCNAGAIATAKYGTALAPVYLGEEQGYGFKVYADETRPLLQGARLTAWELQEAGIDVTLICDNMSSIVMKEGKIQAVLVGCDRVAANGDTANKIGTSAVAILAKHYGIPFYVCAPLSTVDLQCATGDDIHIELRPDEEITSKWYEKPMAPAGVNVYNPCFDVTDHEHITAIITQHGIAYPPFADSLPAMFAKQASGN